The Nocardia arthritidis genome has a window encoding:
- a CDS encoding aspartate aminotransferase family protein has protein sequence MRENALVVQRTRKSAKMLEVASRSLSGGVASSYQFRKPCPIYIDRGNGPVVWDVDGNEMWDFHNGFGSMIQGHAHPAIGYAVRDRYTKGTHFAAPTEDGIIVADELQRRWGLGQWRYTNSGSEATMDAIRIARGFTGRDTVMKIFGSYHGHHDAVMVSIAGEYETIGHADSLVSVPFGAGIPKSTVDLTVAVPYNDAAAMERRIESLIRQGRKPACVIMEAVPMNMRVILPEPGYLEAVREITSRYGIVLIFDEVKTGLSIASGGATERFGVRPDLVTLAKALGAGLPMGAVGGTEDVMSVVKDGRVYQVGTFNGNPMCMSAARANLLEVLTPEAYTRLEELSRRLVSACNSVLADSAIPGYSLGLGAKGCVTFSASKIVDYRSFQANRDEELSQLFWLYCFNRGIYTAPNRDQEWTLSVVHTAESVDAYAAVLGEMVSDIAG, from the coding sequence ATGAGAGAGAATGCGCTGGTTGTACAACGGACCAGGAAATCAGCAAAGATGCTTGAGGTCGCCAGTCGTTCTTTGTCTGGTGGAGTCGCCTCATCTTATCAATTCCGTAAACCATGTCCAATCTATATAGACCGCGGCAACGGTCCAGTCGTATGGGACGTTGATGGAAACGAGATGTGGGACTTCCACAATGGATTCGGCTCGATGATCCAAGGCCACGCACATCCGGCTATTGGTTACGCCGTTCGCGATCGCTACACCAAGGGAACCCATTTTGCGGCGCCGACAGAGGACGGAATAATCGTTGCCGATGAACTCCAACGACGCTGGGGACTCGGGCAGTGGCGGTATACTAATTCGGGTTCCGAGGCCACGATGGATGCGATCAGGATCGCCCGAGGCTTCACCGGCCGTGACACGGTCATGAAGATTTTTGGCTCATATCACGGTCATCACGATGCGGTCATGGTATCGATCGCAGGCGAGTATGAAACCATTGGACATGCCGATTCGCTTGTGTCCGTGCCATTCGGGGCCGGGATCCCGAAATCGACGGTCGATTTAACGGTCGCCGTGCCTTATAATGACGCCGCGGCAATGGAGCGTCGGATTGAAAGTTTAATCCGGCAAGGGCGTAAACCCGCCTGCGTCATTATGGAGGCCGTGCCGATGAACATGCGGGTAATTCTCCCGGAGCCCGGCTATCTTGAGGCCGTTCGAGAGATCACCAGCCGGTATGGCATCGTTCTGATCTTCGATGAGGTCAAGACCGGGTTGAGTATCGCCTCCGGTGGCGCGACGGAACGCTTCGGTGTGCGTCCAGACTTGGTCACGCTGGCAAAGGCGTTGGGTGCGGGATTGCCGATGGGGGCGGTAGGCGGAACCGAGGATGTGATGTCCGTAGTGAAGGATGGCCGTGTCTACCAGGTGGGTACGTTTAATGGAAATCCTATGTGCATGTCAGCTGCCCGCGCCAATCTTCTGGAGGTGCTGACGCCAGAGGCCTATACCCGTCTCGAAGAACTTAGTAGACGCTTGGTTAGCGCCTGTAATTCTGTTCTCGCAGATTCTGCTATTCCTGGGTATTCGCTGGGGCTAGGCGCGAAAGGTTGTGTTACGTTCTCGGCCTCGAAGATAGTCGACTATCGGAGTTTTCAGGCCAATCGAGACGAAGAACTCAGTCAATTATTCTGGCTCTACTGTTTTAACCGCGGAATATATACCGCGCCAAACCGTGATCAGGAGTGGACGCTGTCGGTGGTGCACACTGCGGAGTCCGTCGACGCGTACGCTGCAGTACTGGGTGAGATGGTATCGGACATTGCAGGTTGA
- a CDS encoding MFS transporter has protein sequence MTPPLLQQTSFRRFWTAQTISYFGDQITFVALPLTAVLALHANAAQVGLLSAAGSLPSLIFALHAGAFVDQFGRRRKMMILADLLRAALLLTVPITYWLGQLTIQHLYIVAFLTGSLAVVFGICANSLFVALVPRDDFVRGNSLVKGSYYLSWVAGPTAGGALIQAVSGPISILCDVVSFIGSALLLRSISPEEPPRIKAGRGHLSEGFLFIRRASALLAKFFIDASLNFFYTIYFTLLFLFAAKELRLSALAIGLVLAAGAVGAVVGSALTTRVSLRIGVGPAFLVGSFIYPGALVLAPIAGGPQWLAAGLLVIAEFTSGVGLMICDISGSSIQQALTPDRLRGRVQGAFMLFNNGFRPFGALLGGALGTWLGLRPTLWVASIGGVLSVMLILPSSIRRMRTLPEEADFPVVDSADA, from the coding sequence ATGACGCCGCCTCTGCTGCAGCAGACTTCCTTCCGTCGATTCTGGACGGCGCAGACGATTTCATACTTCGGCGACCAGATTACCTTTGTAGCATTGCCGCTAACTGCGGTCCTCGCACTCCACGCGAACGCCGCTCAGGTGGGGCTGTTGTCCGCGGCGGGTTCGCTGCCGAGCCTGATATTTGCGTTGCACGCTGGCGCGTTCGTTGACCAGTTCGGGAGACGGCGCAAAATGATGATCTTGGCCGACCTACTTCGCGCTGCTTTACTGCTTACGGTCCCGATAACTTACTGGCTCGGCCAGCTGACCATACAGCACCTGTACATCGTCGCCTTTCTGACTGGGTCTCTCGCAGTCGTATTCGGCATCTGCGCAAATAGTCTGTTCGTCGCTCTGGTGCCGAGAGATGATTTTGTGCGAGGAAACTCGCTAGTCAAAGGAAGCTATTATCTTTCATGGGTAGCCGGTCCGACCGCAGGTGGTGCGCTGATACAGGCCGTCTCTGGTCCGATTTCTATTTTGTGTGATGTTGTATCGTTCATCGGTTCAGCCTTGTTACTCAGGTCTATATCGCCCGAAGAACCGCCGCGGATAAAAGCGGGGCGCGGGCATCTAAGCGAAGGATTCTTGTTCATTCGCCGCGCGTCTGCTCTGTTGGCGAAGTTTTTCATCGATGCCAGTTTGAATTTCTTCTACACAATCTACTTCACCCTCCTTTTCCTATTCGCGGCAAAGGAGTTGCGGTTGTCGGCTCTCGCTATCGGCCTTGTACTCGCCGCTGGGGCAGTTGGTGCAGTTGTTGGGTCGGCACTGACCACGCGCGTGAGCCTGCGCATCGGGGTTGGCCCCGCCTTCCTTGTCGGGTCTTTCATCTATCCTGGGGCGCTAGTTCTTGCTCCTATTGCCGGCGGGCCGCAGTGGTTGGCTGCGGGCCTATTGGTCATTGCGGAATTCACCTCTGGCGTTGGCTTGATGATCTGTGATATCTCCGGGAGCTCTATCCAGCAAGCATTGACACCGGACCGGCTGCGTGGTCGCGTACAAGGGGCGTTCATGTTATTCAACAACGGATTTCGGCCGTTTGGAGCTTTGCTGGGTGGCGCGCTCGGCACGTGGCTCGGACTACGGCCGACCTTGTGGGTTGCCTCGATTGGAGGTGTTCTCAGTGTCATGCTGATTTTGCCGTCGTCGATTCGTCGAATGCGTACACTTCCGGAGGAAGCCGACTTTCCGGTTGTCGATTCGGCAGATGCGTAG
- a CDS encoding VOC family protein, which translates to MTPIPALAPPVFHHVGVQTADLENALAWYVDFFGCEPTWMLTSFSPLTISRLPGIGTLVELVVGCVRFHLFDRQEAVSEPSHATVPQYQHLCFQVRSPDELRRWRRHWQELHRSARYIFVLDEQPTEVVVDANGIECFYCRDVNGLEFEFTYTPETAQ; encoded by the coding sequence ATGACGCCGATTCCGGCCTTAGCGCCCCCCGTTTTCCATCACGTTGGGGTGCAGACTGCTGACCTGGAAAATGCGCTCGCCTGGTATGTCGACTTCTTCGGGTGTGAGCCCACTTGGATGCTGACAAGCTTTTCCCCACTCACGATCAGCAGGCTGCCCGGCATCGGAACCCTGGTTGAGCTGGTAGTCGGCTGTGTGCGGTTCCACTTGTTCGACCGTCAAGAGGCAGTTTCAGAGCCGTCTCACGCAACGGTGCCGCAGTACCAGCACCTGTGCTTTCAAGTGCGGTCGCCAGACGAGCTGCGCCGCTGGCGCAGGCACTGGCAGGAACTGCATCGGTCTGCTCGCTACATCTTTGTATTGGACGAACAGCCGACCGAGGTGGTGGTAGACGCCAACGGGATCGAGTGCTTCTACTGCCGAGACGTCAATGGCCTGGAGTTTGAGTTCACCTATACCCCGGAGACCGCGCAGTGA
- a CDS encoding MbtH family NRPS accessory protein gives MDSTRNDLYVVVRNDEEEYSIWAAGRAVPAGWEVVGDPRPREECLVHICEIWTDLRPVSLRRNTQVAES, from the coding sequence GTGGACAGCACACGTAACGACCTGTATGTCGTGGTACGCAACGATGAGGAGGAGTACTCCATTTGGGCGGCCGGTCGAGCCGTGCCAGCGGGTTGGGAGGTTGTCGGAGATCCCAGGCCGAGAGAGGAGTGTCTCGTCCACATCTGCGAGATCTGGACTGATCTGCGTCCCGTGAGCCTACGTCGCAACACGCAGGTGGCGGAGTCATGA
- a CDS encoding condensation domain-containing protein: MSKARTDLTVEYQELSRLFAECLELGVVQADDDFFELGGSSQSAVRLAAEIRRVFGLEVTIADVFRHPSIRKLSAMLETIEPTAQPITRADRHGNLPVSFAQERLWITDAFSGPNILYNVPLLIDLHGDLDVDALSAAVGDVVGRHEALRTCIVMNDLDLHQVVLPPVAIGMRIVSSTTDTVRRDVLATASRPFDLSTGIPLRAELFKCGPDRHVLLLLIHHIAVDGWSLKAMVNDLGFAYTMRLAGAEPAWPPLPVQYADFTVWQRRMFDLDNPSENCLRHTAFWRATLDGMPEVTTMDTDRPRPAVRSHRGRQVEIVIDRARHQALADFARGKGLTVFVLVHAAIVVLLRLRNSGDDIAVGATVAGRPDTALENLIGFFVNTVILRVNLSGNPKISEVLQRVYQTDLTAMDHQEYPFNHAIALLNPTRSMAYHPGIQILLAFQVGQLLPPRMPGLRAEVEQFDLGIAKFDLTFDLTEYFEESSLPDGIRGHLEFSTDLFDLSTAESIVHDLDRLLGVIVHEPELCLDEVFAEGY, from the coding sequence ATCTGACCGTCGAGTATCAAGAACTGAGCAGGCTGTTTGCGGAATGTCTTGAGCTCGGGGTGGTCCAGGCCGACGACGACTTCTTCGAGCTTGGAGGGTCCTCCCAGTCTGCGGTGAGGCTAGCCGCGGAGATCAGAAGAGTCTTTGGGTTGGAGGTGACAATCGCGGACGTGTTCCGCCACCCGAGCATCCGTAAGCTGAGCGCGATGTTAGAGACGATTGAGCCGACCGCTCAGCCGATAACTCGGGCCGATCGTCATGGCAATCTGCCGGTCTCGTTCGCCCAGGAGCGCCTGTGGATTACGGATGCCTTCAGCGGTCCCAACATTCTCTATAATGTTCCTCTTCTCATCGATCTTCATGGTGATTTGGACGTCGATGCTCTGAGCGCCGCAGTCGGAGACGTCGTTGGACGGCACGAGGCGCTGCGCACCTGTATCGTCATGAATGACCTCGATCTGCACCAAGTGGTATTACCTCCGGTCGCCATAGGTATGCGGATCGTATCCTCGACCACAGACACAGTTCGTCGGGATGTGCTCGCCACGGCGAGCAGGCCGTTCGACCTCAGCACCGGGATACCATTGCGAGCGGAGCTGTTCAAATGTGGCCCGGATCGGCATGTCCTTCTACTATTGATTCACCACATTGCTGTCGATGGCTGGTCTCTCAAGGCTATGGTCAATGACCTTGGGTTCGCATACACGATGCGTCTAGCCGGCGCGGAACCAGCCTGGCCGCCGCTGCCAGTGCAGTATGCCGATTTTACTGTGTGGCAGCGCCGAATGTTTGACCTCGACAATCCATCTGAAAATTGCCTGCGACACACAGCCTTCTGGCGTGCGACGCTTGACGGGATGCCGGAAGTGACCACGATGGACACCGACCGACCGCGCCCGGCAGTGCGAAGCCACAGGGGGAGGCAGGTCGAAATCGTGATCGATCGTGCTCGCCATCAGGCGCTCGCTGATTTTGCGCGCGGTAAAGGGCTCACAGTTTTCGTCCTTGTGCACGCTGCCATCGTGGTGTTGCTGCGACTGCGGAACTCCGGAGACGATATCGCAGTCGGCGCGACGGTAGCGGGCCGCCCCGACACGGCGTTGGAAAACCTCATCGGCTTCTTCGTGAATACGGTGATCCTGCGCGTGAATCTGTCCGGTAACCCTAAGATCAGTGAGGTGCTTCAGCGGGTATATCAAACGGATCTCACAGCCATGGACCATCAGGAGTACCCGTTCAACCATGCCATTGCGTTGCTGAACCCAACCCGATCCATGGCATACCATCCGGGGATTCAGATACTGCTCGCCTTCCAAGTGGGACAACTTCTCCCGCCCCGTATGCCGGGGCTGCGGGCCGAGGTGGAACAGTTTGACTTGGGGATCGCAAAGTTTGATCTCACTTTCGATCTCACTGAGTATTTCGAGGAATCGTCGTTGCCGGATGGAATTCGCGGGCATCTGGAGTTCTCTACGGACCTCTTCGATCTCTCGACAGCCGAGTCCATAGTCCATGATCTCGATCGTCTGCTTGGCGTGATTGTGCATGAGCCGGAACTCTGTCTGGACGAAGTCTTTGCCGAGGGCTACTGA
- a CDS encoding SidA/IucD/PvdA family monooxygenase has protein sequence MSAILEPVWNISAGTLRGEMNSSANGFEVSQLYDLVGVGFGPSNLALAVAAQEIDPVLNCLFVERSPEFSWHPGMMFEGSRMQISFLKDLVLMRNLASPYSFLNYLKQRGRLEDFVNLGDIYPSRMEYSDYLCWVAGHFDDDVVYGTEVTKVSLVDSRLFEIVMHDNSTNRSRVVRARNVVVAPGGTPKLPRGVDLDHVIHSSRFLPNFPQRWPDPATPRRLVVAGDGQSAAEIAAYVLQHHPDTELHLVIASYALRPADSSPFVNEQFYSTNSSSFYRESKSRRAGQLADLRNTNYGVVETTVLNELYRTAYLDKVRGCNRLVIHRYSRITGIRSDGGAVVTIEDRFDGTMRTIDCDAVVMATGYERQLDSRIFEEVIPHVAYDEAGDFIVSENYRVELSPGLTAGLYIQGLGERSFGIGDTLLSLLPFRSEQIVTDIRDRIVTAVYPPRRHLEENSDKLYAVIERFKLATVVSARGIDDPVVTRVPLILERGRGSHGVLFGHFDRANPHARLLDGRVITVLFHGPDSYISSHVYATDQLPTWNSVTVEVRGRARLLRDRDRIVAGLCRIAKISERFAVQSTLRSDDKRIVPLLEHIVAFEIEITDLVGRFKLSQDRDEEDRRLAAEELATAAGGQRDLIGYLVDMSLEQKSHDSALVNGSVGQHLPGGTHSGQHT, from the coding sequence GTGTCGGCGATTCTAGAACCGGTGTGGAATATATCGGCCGGAACGTTGAGAGGTGAAATGAATTCTTCAGCCAACGGTTTCGAAGTTTCCCAGCTGTATGATCTCGTTGGTGTCGGTTTCGGCCCTTCGAACCTCGCCTTAGCCGTTGCCGCACAGGAGATTGACCCTGTGCTGAACTGCTTGTTCGTGGAGCGCAGCCCTGAGTTCAGCTGGCATCCAGGGATGATGTTCGAGGGCTCGCGTATGCAGATCTCGTTCCTCAAAGACTTGGTCTTAATGCGCAACTTAGCTAGTCCATACTCATTCCTGAATTATCTGAAGCAACGAGGTAGACTGGAGGACTTTGTCAACCTCGGCGATATCTATCCCTCGCGCATGGAATACAGCGACTATTTGTGTTGGGTTGCGGGCCATTTTGACGATGATGTGGTGTATGGCACTGAGGTGACCAAGGTGTCTTTGGTTGACAGCCGGTTGTTTGAGATTGTCATGCACGACAACAGTACCAACCGTTCCCGGGTAGTTCGTGCCCGCAATGTGGTAGTAGCTCCCGGTGGAACGCCCAAGCTCCCGCGGGGCGTGGACCTGGACCATGTCATCCACTCCAGCCGGTTCTTGCCTAATTTCCCGCAGCGGTGGCCAGATCCTGCGACTCCCCGCCGTCTGGTGGTGGCTGGTGATGGCCAGAGTGCGGCAGAGATCGCGGCGTATGTGTTGCAGCATCATCCCGACACCGAGCTTCACCTGGTGATTGCCAGCTACGCGCTTCGTCCGGCCGACAGCAGTCCCTTCGTCAATGAGCAGTTCTACTCGACTAACTCTTCGAGCTTCTACCGCGAGTCTAAGAGCCGCAGGGCGGGGCAGCTGGCGGACTTGCGTAACACCAACTATGGCGTGGTCGAGACCACAGTGCTCAATGAGCTCTACCGCACCGCGTATCTCGATAAGGTACGTGGCTGCAACAGACTTGTCATCCATCGCTATTCCCGGATTACCGGAATTCGGTCCGACGGCGGCGCCGTAGTTACCATCGAGGACCGGTTCGACGGGACGATGCGTACCATTGACTGCGACGCTGTGGTGATGGCGACTGGTTATGAGCGGCAACTGGATTCGAGAATCTTCGAAGAGGTGATACCTCACGTTGCCTATGACGAGGCTGGCGACTTCATCGTCTCCGAGAATTACCGGGTTGAGCTGAGTCCTGGCCTTACGGCTGGGCTCTATATCCAAGGACTTGGGGAGCGGTCCTTCGGTATTGGAGATACGCTGTTATCTCTGCTGCCATTTCGGTCGGAGCAGATCGTCACTGACATTCGAGATCGCATCGTCACGGCTGTTTATCCGCCAAGACGCCACCTGGAGGAAAACAGCGATAAGCTCTATGCCGTAATCGAGCGCTTCAAGCTCGCGACAGTAGTTTCCGCTCGCGGGATCGACGATCCGGTCGTCACACGGGTGCCGTTAATCCTGGAGCGCGGACGCGGCTCGCACGGAGTCCTGTTCGGCCATTTCGACCGTGCCAACCCACATGCTCGGCTACTCGATGGCCGAGTGATCACTGTCCTTTTCCATGGGCCGGATAGCTATATCTCATCACACGTTTACGCGACGGATCAGTTGCCAACCTGGAATTCGGTGACCGTCGAGGTGCGGGGTCGAGCCCGGCTCCTGCGTGATCGCGACCGCATCGTCGCGGGGCTTTGCCGGATCGCGAAGATCTCTGAGCGCTTCGCGGTCCAATCCACACTCCGTTCTGACGACAAGCGGATTGTCCCGCTGTTAGAGCACATTGTCGCCTTCGAGATTGAGATCACTGACCTCGTGGGGCGTTTCAAGCTCTCCCAGGACCGCGACGAGGAGGACCGGCGGCTGGCCGCCGAGGAGCTAGCCACCGCAGCCGGTGGGCAGCGCGATCTCATCGGATATCTGGTCGACATGTCACTGGAGCAGAAAAGCCATGACTCCGCATTGGTGAACGGCAGCGTTGGTCAGCATCTACCCGGAGGTACACACAGTGGACAGCACACGTAA